A single genomic interval of Apis cerana isolate GH-2021 linkage group LG14, AcerK_1.0, whole genome shotgun sequence harbors:
- the LOC108003137 gene encoding uncharacterized protein LOC108003137 isoform X2 yields the protein MAKQISFYSTLTSEEKSRMQPCMKARCVIMSSDSPPPLQTSVPLVDYDIPDEACSGKITPTTPTIPVTNKLLNTDAETIENAVPITQAVLPVPEPQPKIERNGFDSEATKPIAQSENDSCVVDCIYFTQQCCECVIL from the exons atggCCAAGCAGATATCCTTTTATTCTACTTTGACGTCAGAAGAAAAGAGTAGAATGCAACCATGTATGAAAGCTAGGTG tgTCATCATGTCCAGTGATTCACCTCCACCGCTCCAGACTTCTGTACCTTTGGTAGACTACGATATACCAGATGAAGCCTGTTCTGGTAAAATCACGCCAACCACACCTACTATTCCGGtgacgaataaattattgaatactGATGCCGAGACGATTGAGAATGCAGTGCCAATCACGCAGGCAGTGCTGCCGGTTCCCGAACCACAACCGAAAATTGAAAGGAATGGATTCGACTCGGAGGCAACCAAGCCAATCGCCCAATCTGAAAATGATTCTTGCGTTGtagattgtatatattttacgcaGCAGTGCTGCGAGTGTGTAATACTTTAA
- the LOC108003137 gene encoding uncharacterized protein LOC108003137 isoform X1: MHDLRQRSTPLPFLLCDNHGTMRNGTITTRADVYAEEIPCTSESVIMSSDSPPPLQTSVPLVDYDIPDEACSGKITPTTPTIPVTNKLLNTDAETIENAVPITQAVLPVPEPQPKIERNGFDSEATKPIAQSENDSCVVDCIYFTQQCCECVIL, from the exons ATGCATGATCTAAGACAAA GATCAACACCGCTTCCTTTTTTGTTATGTGACAACCACGGTACGATGAGAAACGGAACGATAACCACACGTGCTGATGTTTATGCGGAAGAAATTCCTTGTACATCTGAAAG tgTCATCATGTCCAGTGATTCACCTCCACCGCTCCAGACTTCTGTACCTTTGGTAGACTACGATATACCAGATGAAGCCTGTTCTGGTAAAATCACGCCAACCACACCTACTATTCCGGtgacgaataaattattgaatactGATGCCGAGACGATTGAGAATGCAGTGCCAATCACGCAGGCAGTGCTGCCGGTTCCCGAACCACAACCGAAAATTGAAAGGAATGGATTCGACTCGGAGGCAACCAAGCCAATCGCCCAATCTGAAAATGATTCTTGCGTTGtagattgtatatattttacgcaGCAGTGCTGCGAGTGTGTAATACTTTAA
- the LOC108003137 gene encoding uncharacterized protein LOC108003137 isoform X3, producing MRFKNLLLQRGSYDVIMSSDSPPPLQTSVPLVDYDIPDEACSGKITPTTPTIPVTNKLLNTDAETIENAVPITQAVLPVPEPQPKIERNGFDSEATKPIAQSENDSCVVDCIYFTQQCCECVIL from the exons ATgcgttttaaaaatctattgctACAGCGTGGATCCTACGA tgTCATCATGTCCAGTGATTCACCTCCACCGCTCCAGACTTCTGTACCTTTGGTAGACTACGATATACCAGATGAAGCCTGTTCTGGTAAAATCACGCCAACCACACCTACTATTCCGGtgacgaataaattattgaatactGATGCCGAGACGATTGAGAATGCAGTGCCAATCACGCAGGCAGTGCTGCCGGTTCCCGAACCACAACCGAAAATTGAAAGGAATGGATTCGACTCGGAGGCAACCAAGCCAATCGCCCAATCTGAAAATGATTCTTGCGTTGtagattgtatatattttacgcaGCAGTGCTGCGAGTGTGTAATACTTTAA
- the LOC108003139 gene encoding endoplasmic reticulum mannosyl-oligosaccharide 1,2-alpha-mannosidase translates to MFPPKDLEKSDYISLNIQESATFTRGSSRSLWRQWNQLSRFQRNILYFLVITIILVIFYLLPGDNKNGVLDESDYNNIEVVQDTLKYEKAAEDIVVDSINQEHKGGGEVIEEPEFQPEINQVDDDQIGEPPQPKPNTLKFNGPQNNRQKAIVAAFKHSWNGYKEYAWGYDNIKPISRKYYEWFGLGLTIVDSLGTMYIMGLNNEFLEAKMWVEKNLVFSSNRDVNLFEVTIRVLGGLLSAYHLSGDKIFLNKATELGDRLMPAFSTSSGVPYSDVNLGTKTAHGPKWGPDSSTSEVTSIQLEFRDLSRSTGDPKFEEAVAKVSEHVHQLEKYDGLVPIFINANTGQFRDHSTITLGARGDSYYEYLLKQWLQTGKTINYLRDDYLLGIAGTQKHLVKRTAINKYLFIAELVGVNKEITPKMDHLTCYLGGTLALGVHHGLPSNHMDLANEIVKTCYQTYAIQPTFLAPEITYFNIQNTDGEKSMDMYVKMNDAHNLLRPEFIESIFYMWYFTGNKTYQDWGWQIFQAFENYTKVEKGYTSIGNVRIVYNTPQKDMTESFWFAETLKYLYLLFDDTRQLIDLDRWVFNSEGHPLPIYES, encoded by the exons ATGTTTCCACCGAAAGACTTGGAGAAATCAGattatattagtttaaatATCCAAGAAAGTGCAACATTTACGCGAGGATCATCACGTAGTCTTTGGAGG caATGGAATCAATTGTCAAggtttcaaagaaatattctttatttcttagtTATTACAATcatattagttatattttatcttttacctggtgataataaaaatggagTTTTAGATGAAAGTGATTATAATAACATAGAAGTAGTGCAAGATACTCTTAAATATGAAAag gCAGCAGAAGATATTGTAGTAGATAGTATAAATCAAGAACATAAAGGAGGTGGGGAGGTCATTGAGGAACCTGAATTCCAACCAGAAATAAACCAGGTGGACGATGATCAAATTGGAGAACCACCTCAACCTAAACCAAATACACTTAAATTTAATG gacCACAGAATAATAGACAAAAAGCTATAGTTGCAGCATTCAAACATTCATGGAATGGATATAAAGAATATGCTTGGggttatgataatataaaaccaATATCAAGAAAGTATTATGAATGGTTTGGCTTAGGTCTCACTATAGTTGATTCTCTTGGTACTATGTATATAATGGGTTTAAATAAtg aatttttagaagcTAAAATGTgggttgaaaaaaatttagtattcTCTTCAAATAGAgatgttaatttatttgaagttaCAATTAGAGTATTAGGAGGTCTATTATCAGCATATCATCTTTCAGGTGATaagattttcttaaataaagcT acaGAATTAGGAGATCGTTTGATGCCAGCGTTTTCTACTTCATCTGGCGTTCCTTATTCCGACGTAAATCTTGGAACTAAAACTGCACATGGTCCTAAATGGGGTCCTGATAGCAGTACAAGTGAAGTTACTTCAATTCAATTAGAATTTCGTGATTTAAGTCGTAGTACAGGAGATCCTAAATTCGAA gAAGCAGTAGCGAAAGTATCGGAACATGTAcatcaattagaaaaatatgatggTTTAGTACCAATTTTCATTAATGCTAATACTGGACAATTTAGAGATCATTCAACAATTACACTCGGTGCACGCGGTGATagttattatgaatatttattgaaacaatGGCTTCAAACAGGAAAGACTATTAATTA CTTACGAGATGATTATCTATTAGGTATTGCTGGAACTCAAAAGCATTTGGTAAAACGTAcagcaattaataaatatcttttcataGCAGAACTAGTTGGagtaaacaaagaaataacaccaaaaatg GATCATCTTACATGTTACTTGGGAGGTACTTTAGCTTTAGGAGTACATCATGGTTTACCATCTAATCATATGGATCTTGCTAATGAAATTGTTAAGACTTGTTATCAAACATATGCAATTCAACCCACGTTCCTTGCTCcagaaattacttattttaatattcag aatacagATGGAGAAAAATCAATGGATATGTATGTAAAGATGAATGATGCACATAATTTACTCAGACCAGAGTTCattgaaagtattttttatatgtggTATTTTACTGGGAATAAAACTTACCAAGATTGGGGATGGCAAATATTTCAA gcttttgaaaattatacgaaagtAGAAAAAGGATACACCAGCATTGGAAACGTgagaattgtttataatacacCACAAAAGGATATGACAGAAAGTTTTTGGTTTGCTGAAACTTTAAAGTATTTGTACTTGTTGTTTGATGATACAAGACAATTAATAGATTTAGATAGATGGGTATTTAATTCTGAAGGACATCCGCTACCTATATACGAATCGTAA